One segment of Nostoc piscinale CENA21 DNA contains the following:
- a CDS encoding glycoside hydrolase 100 family protein, translating to MQIENLVTDEIAQKSAWEALEKSILYYRGRPIGTVAAYDNSVEALNYDQCFIRDFVSSALIFLAKGRTDIVRNFLEVTLKLQPKERQLDAYKPGRGLIPASFKVIVENGEEYLEADFGEHAIARVTPVDSCLWWIILLRAYVVATKDFSIAYQPEFQNGIRLIMEICLANRFDMYPTLLVPDGACMIDRRMGIYGHPLEIQVLFYTALRAARELLVCQGNQDIVMAIDNRLPLLCGHIRQHYWIDINRLNAIYRFKSEEYGKAAVNLFNIYVDSIPYYELDKWLPRKGGYLAGNVGPSQLDTRFFALGNLMAIISDLATEEQSQAIMTLIDERWDDLVGDMPMKICFPAIEDEEYRIVTGCDPKNIPWSYHNAGSWPVLMWMLTAAAVKTNRTSLAKKAIAIAEARIAEDEWPEYYDGKKGRLIGKQARKYQTWTIAGFLLAKELVTDASHLPLVSFDKLPPELVSRACEFEIGSVDPFSS from the coding sequence ATGCAAATAGAGAATTTAGTAACAGATGAAATTGCACAAAAATCAGCATGGGAAGCACTAGAAAAATCTATTCTCTATTATCGAGGGCGACCGATTGGTACAGTCGCAGCTTATGATAATTCTGTAGAAGCACTCAATTATGACCAGTGTTTTATTCGAGATTTTGTCTCTTCAGCACTAATTTTTCTAGCTAAAGGTAGAACAGATATTGTGCGTAACTTTTTGGAAGTAACTTTAAAGTTACAACCAAAAGAAAGGCAATTAGATGCTTATAAGCCAGGGAGAGGTTTAATTCCAGCCAGCTTTAAAGTTATTGTTGAGAACGGTGAAGAATATTTAGAAGCAGATTTTGGGGAACATGCGATCGCCAGAGTCACACCTGTTGATTCTTGTCTGTGGTGGATTATTTTGTTACGTGCTTATGTTGTAGCGACAAAAGATTTTTCTATAGCTTATCAACCAGAATTTCAAAATGGAATTCGGTTGATTATGGAAATTTGTTTGGCTAATCGTTTTGATATGTACCCAACTTTGTTAGTTCCAGACGGTGCTTGTATGATTGACCGTCGTATGGGTATATATGGCCATCCTCTAGAAATACAAGTTTTATTCTACACAGCACTCAGGGCAGCACGGGAGTTATTAGTTTGCCAAGGTAATCAAGATATTGTGATGGCGATTGATAATCGTTTACCACTTTTATGTGGACATATTCGCCAGCATTATTGGATAGATATTAATCGCTTAAATGCTATTTATCGCTTCAAAAGTGAAGAATATGGTAAAGCGGCGGTGAATCTATTTAACATTTATGTAGACTCGATTCCCTATTACGAATTAGATAAATGGCTACCTCGAAAAGGTGGTTATCTTGCAGGTAATGTCGGGCCATCGCAGTTAGATACTCGCTTTTTTGCCTTGGGTAACTTGATGGCGATAATTTCTGATTTAGCCACAGAAGAACAGTCACAAGCAATTATGACTTTAATTGATGAAAGATGGGACGATTTAGTAGGAGATATGCCGATGAAAATCTGTTTCCCAGCTATAGAAGATGAAGAGTACAGAATTGTAACTGGATGTGACCCCAAAAACATACCTTGGTCTTATCATAATGCTGGTAGCTGGCCTGTGTTGATGTGGATGTTAACAGCGGCAGCCGTTAAAACTAATAGAACCAGTTTGGCAAAAAAAGCGATCGCAATTGCAGAAGCCCGTATTGCTGAAGATGAATGGCCGGAATATTACGATGGTAAAAAAGGCAGATTAATTGGTAAACAAGCTAGAAAATATCAAACTTGGACAATTGCAGGTTTTTTATTAGCGAAAGAATTAGTTACAGATGCTTCTCATTTACCGCTAGTAAGTTTCGATAAGTTACCACCAGAGTTAGTATCAAGAGCTTGTGAGTTTGAAATTGGTAGTGTAGACCCTTTTAGCTCTTAA
- a CDS encoding type II toxin-antitoxin system RelE/ParE family toxin, producing MNLSVDTGEYRILYTIDDEHQLVDVFRVGKRNDDESTKNL from the coding sequence GTGAACCTTAGCGTTGACACTGGAGAATATAGAATTCTCTACACCATTGACGATGAACATCAACTAGTAGACGTGTTTCGTGTTGGTAAACGAAATGATGATGAGTCTACAAAAAATTTGTGA